One genomic segment of Chitinophaga parva includes these proteins:
- a CDS encoding NAD-dependent epimerase/dehydratase family protein has protein sequence MKHIFLTGVTGYIGGSVAVKLVAAGYSVTALVRQPADAVRVQAMGIQTVTGSIQDPALLRRELQAADAFINTATADDPYFIALVLDILARTGKTFIQTSGSSIVADKAAGAFAAETPLEDLPTTVILEKTGRVAIDRAVVDAAQNGIRSIVICPPMVYGQGLGLKTDSIQVPALYATARQLGQSVVIGEGRNIWSNVHIEDLADLYVLALEKAKAGSFFYAENGLNSLAEIAATIRRRSGLTTPVRQLTMDEATALWGAEGAHTGFGSNSWLLADKARRELGWAPRYADMLAVI, from the coding sequence ATGAAACACATTTTCCTCACTGGTGTTACCGGTTACATTGGCGGCTCTGTAGCAGTAAAACTGGTAGCCGCCGGCTATTCTGTAACGGCCCTGGTGCGCCAGCCCGCCGATGCGGTCCGGGTACAGGCGATGGGCATTCAAACCGTCACCGGCAGCATCCAGGACCCCGCGCTCCTCCGCCGGGAACTACAGGCTGCAGATGCCTTTATCAATACCGCCACCGCAGATGATCCCTACTTCATAGCCCTGGTACTGGACATCCTGGCGCGTACCGGCAAGACCTTTATCCAGACATCCGGTTCCAGTATTGTGGCAGATAAAGCCGCCGGCGCCTTTGCCGCGGAAACCCCGCTGGAAGACCTGCCCACCACCGTGATCCTGGAAAAGACCGGCCGCGTGGCCATAGACCGCGCGGTGGTGGACGCGGCGCAAAACGGCATCCGCAGTATTGTAATATGCCCGCCCATGGTGTATGGGCAGGGACTCGGCCTGAAAACAGACAGCATACAGGTGCCCGCGCTCTACGCCACGGCGCGCCAGCTGGGCCAGTCCGTGGTGATCGGTGAAGGCCGGAATATCTGGTCTAATGTGCACATAGAAGACCTGGCAGACCTTTACGTACTGGCCCTGGAAAAGGCAAAGGCCGGTAGTTTCTTTTACGCAGAGAACGGGTTGAACAGCCTGGCCGAAATAGCCGCCACCATCCGCCGGCGCAGCGGGCTTACCACGCCGGTACGCCAGCTAACCATGGACGAAGCCACGGCCCTGTGGGGCGCAGAAGGCGCACATACCGGCTTTGGGTCCAATAGCTGGCTGCTGGCAGATAAAGCCCGGCGTGAACTGGGCTGGGCGCCCCGGTACGCAGATATGCTGGCAGTCATTTGA
- a CDS encoding GrpB family protein: MHTPPHETRWPVWATEPVVVVDHDPHWAVQAMEEIRALQPLLRPFGNSGIWHVGSTAVKGLRAKPVLDLVAPIESLERTAVITRMLAPYHWHYVPYELDQRPWRRFFIKVEQNKRIAHLHLVLPEERRWHEQLRFRDILQDNVYVRQAYAELKTMLAEEYRHDRDAYTAAKSDFIRRTLKDY; this comes from the coding sequence ATGCATACACCTCCCCATGAAACCAGATGGCCGGTATGGGCCACAGAACCGGTAGTGGTCGTAGATCATGATCCCCATTGGGCTGTACAGGCCATGGAAGAGATCCGCGCCCTGCAGCCATTGCTGCGGCCCTTTGGCAACTCCGGCATCTGGCACGTAGGCAGCACGGCCGTAAAAGGCCTGCGGGCCAAGCCGGTACTGGACCTGGTGGCGCCCATTGAATCACTGGAACGTACGGCTGTCATTACCCGCATGCTGGCGCCGTATCACTGGCACTATGTGCCGTATGAACTGGATCAGCGGCCCTGGCGCCGTTTTTTTATCAAGGTGGAGCAGAACAAACGCATTGCCCACCTGCACCTGGTACTACCCGAAGAAAGGCGCTGGCACGAACAGTTGCGCTTCCGCGACATCCTGCAGGACAACGTATATGTAAGACAGGCCTATGCAGAACTGAAGACCATGCTGGCCGAAGAATACCGCCACGACCGTGACGCCTACACAGCTGCGAAATCTGACTTTATCCGTAGAACATTAAAAGATTATTGA